One genomic window of Bacteroidales bacterium includes the following:
- a CDS encoding polysaccharide biosynthesis/export family protein produces the protein MAIKTLKICFVFFILIPSFFSCTPQKNYIYLQDKGNNSGTVSDKNISFVYKIKPKDVLYIKTVPIDEESSLSLNANTQTNAYSTELGAYLNSFSVNDSGFVELPMIGKINVKGLTIEESQKVIQEKVDYYLKNSLVIVKLLNFNITILGEVNKPGTFKVYNTQLNILEAIGLAGDLTMNGNRKQISLIRQNNPEKVIPIDITDKNLLQSEYFYLLPNDVIYVKPRANASKLIQIL, from the coding sequence ATGGCTATAAAAACACTTAAAATCTGTTTCGTTTTTTTTATTCTTATTCCATCATTTTTTTCCTGTACTCCTCAGAAAAATTATATTTATTTACAGGATAAAGGAAACAATTCAGGAACAGTTTCAGATAAGAATATTTCATTTGTATACAAAATAAAACCTAAAGATGTTTTATATATTAAAACAGTACCTATTGATGAAGAATCATCTCTATCATTAAATGCAAACACACAAACAAATGCATATTCAACAGAATTAGGTGCATATCTAAACAGTTTTAGTGTAAATGATTCAGGCTTTGTAGAATTGCCAATGATAGGAAAAATAAATGTAAAAGGATTAACTATTGAAGAAAGTCAAAAGGTTATTCAAGAAAAAGTAGATTACTATTTAAAAAATTCTTTGGTTATTGTTAAATTGCTGAATTTTAATATTACTATTTTGGGTGAAGTGAATAAACCCGGCACTTTCAAGGTATACAATACTCAATTAAATATTCTTGAAGCCATAGGTCTTGCAGGCGATTTAACAATGAATGGCAACAGAAAGCAAATTTCCTTAATAAGGCAGAATAATCCCGAAAAAGTAATTCCTATTGATATTACCGATAAAAACTTATTGCAATCAGAATATTTTTATTTATTACCGAATGATGTAATATATGTAAAGCCCAGGGCAAACGCATCTAAATTAATACAAATACTATGA
- a CDS encoding DUF4301 family protein yields MFNKHDLNQLSKKGVEIHTVEEQIKKFKEGFPFINLSSSATIENNGIEKFNDDEVKRLNSVYENGLKTKKVLKFVPASGAASRMFKALHSFQEKYDGSEEAYQNYLNDKSFNSVYKFINDIKNFAFYNDLKNVMNDYDIDECIVNKNFIPIIEFLLFGKGLDYSELPKGLLKFHKYENCSRSAFEEHLVEAVNYCKDVNNNALLHFTVSPEHELKFKKLLNGIINEYEKKYDVKFNVTFSIQKSSTDTIAVDMHNEPFREKNGSLLFRPGGHGALIENLNDLNGDVVFIKNIDNIVPDRLKPETTLYKKVLAGYLIELQTNVFRYLEILSSGNIGDNLLLEIKKFSESKLKIVINDFDEKEKNEKIKILFSKLNRPIRVCGMVKNEGEPGGGPFWVKNENGEISLQIIESSQIDFADSNQKEIFEKSTHFNPVDLVCGVKDYKGNNFNLLNYVDSNTGFISVKSKDGKDLKAMELPGLWNGAMADWITVFVEVPIITFNPVKTINDLLRKEHQ; encoded by the coding sequence ATGTTTAATAAGCATGATTTAAATCAATTATCTAAAAAAGGTGTTGAAATTCATACTGTTGAAGAACAGATAAAAAAATTTAAAGAAGGTTTTCCTTTTATAAATCTTTCTTCTTCTGCAACTATTGAAAATAATGGCATTGAGAAATTTAATGATGATGAAGTTAAACGATTAAATTCGGTTTATGAAAATGGTTTAAAAACCAAAAAGGTCCTCAAGTTTGTTCCGGCATCGGGTGCTGCAAGTCGTATGTTTAAAGCATTGCATTCCTTTCAGGAAAAATATGATGGTTCAGAGGAAGCTTATCAAAATTATTTGAATGATAAAAGTTTTAATTCGGTTTATAAATTCATCAATGATATAAAAAACTTTGCATTTTATAATGATTTAAAAAATGTCATGAATGATTATGATATTGATGAATGTATTGTAAATAAAAATTTTATTCCGATAATCGAATTTTTATTATTCGGTAAAGGTCTTGATTACTCTGAATTACCGAAAGGGCTACTGAAATTCCATAAATATGAAAACTGTTCAAGATCTGCATTTGAAGAGCATTTGGTTGAAGCTGTTAATTATTGCAAGGATGTAAATAATAATGCGTTATTACATTTTACGGTATCGCCGGAGCATGAATTGAAATTCAAAAAATTATTAAATGGTATTATCAATGAATATGAAAAAAAATATGATGTAAAATTTAATGTTACTTTTTCAATTCAAAAATCATCTACCGATACCATTGCTGTTGATATGCACAATGAACCTTTCAGAGAAAAAAATGGTTCCTTATTATTTCGACCGGGTGGACATGGAGCTTTAATTGAGAATCTAAATGATTTAAATGGAGATGTAGTTTTTATTAAAAATATTGATAACATTGTCCCTGATAGATTAAAACCCGAAACAACATTATATAAAAAAGTTCTTGCCGGATATTTAATAGAATTACAAACAAATGTTTTTAGGTATCTGGAAATATTATCAAGTGGGAATATTGGTGACAATTTATTATTAGAAATAAAAAAGTTTTCGGAAAGTAAATTGAAAATTGTTATTAATGATTTTGATGAAAAAGAAAAAAACGAAAAAATAAAAATTCTTTTTTCAAAATTAAATCGACCAATAAGAGTTTGTGGAATGGTTAAAAATGAAGGTGAACCTGGTGGTGGACCATTCTGGGTTAAAAATGAAAATGGTGAAATTTCATTACAAATTATTGAATCTTCACAAATTGATTTTGCTGATTCTAATCAAAAAGAAATTTTTGAAAAATCAACACATTTTAATCCTGTCGACCTTGTTTGCGGAGTGAAAGATTATAAAGGGAATAATTTTAATCTTTTGAATTATGTTGATAGCAACACCGGATTTATTTCTGTCAAATCAAAGGATGGAAAAGATTTGAAAGCAATGGAACTTCCGGGTTTGTGGAATGGCGCAATGGCCGACTGGATAACTGTTTTTGTTGAAGTACCTATTATTACTTTCAATCCAGTAAAAACGATAAACGATTTATTAAGGAAAGAACATCAATAA
- the cphA gene encoding cyanophycin synthetase has translation MKNTIEEYLDYSIEDGPLKVQNVLVMHGANYFSAGPIVKFRINLGEYNEVFTNLIPNFPGNLEKKLPSLIKHHCSVGQEGGFLLRVNEGTLLGHVIEHVSIELQIMAGMDVGYGKTRSTLEEGVYNIIFRYVDEVAGVYAGKAAVNLINSLLTGKEFNVQPIVDALIDIREKRLLGPSTQAIVNEAEIRKIPTLRLDAYNLVQLGTGKYHKRVRATITSDTNLIAVETADNKYLTNLMLSDAGIPVPETIRTDKTDDAVLFFERLQKPVVIKPCEGYLGKNLAVNLTNKNKIISAFQSAQQLDKNVLIQPFIEGKSYRLLVIGNKFIAASELTPPFIIGNGTTTIKKLIAEMNANPERQTGDKGKLSIVVLDEITENLIAEKGYNHETILPQGEQLFLKISGNMRLGGSAKDVTDIVHPFNIFLAERAAQVIGLNVAGVDFITKDISSPINENEGVIIEVNAAPDFRMHMNPTSGTPRNVASNLIDILFPEKAKTRVPVFSVTGTAGKTIMVTLLNYCLKREGYTIGMTTSDGLYIGEKCLMKGDMTYPEHVKLVLKDPTIDCAILETSREGILRKGLGYKFADFGIVLNMYDDHVGADDIKYVEDLAYAKSVVAEEVYETGYTILNADSSLVLEMRNRLFSKSILFSKYNDNKELLAHVLKGEMAVYISDGIIFISKNSITYPIAALHEIPLTFNEKARLTYDQILATVATLAAHGIANEKIKQYLCEFIPSFDTIPGRLNFIDVNNFKVLLDNAHNYDNFKGIKEFLSYFRENKIGVISAAGNRSDEEIMKLGILASETYNDLILYEDPDKRGREDGQISSLLKKGALQNNFPEDKIHISASPQEALLSGLNKGNENTIVVILSSTPFTTYKEIKNFSSMNK, from the coding sequence ATGAAAAATACCATCGAAGAATATCTAGATTATTCCATTGAAGACGGGCCACTAAAAGTGCAGAATGTTTTAGTAATGCATGGGGCAAACTATTTCAGTGCAGGTCCTATTGTTAAATTCAGAATCAACCTGGGTGAATATAATGAAGTATTCACAAACCTTATTCCTAACTTTCCCGGAAACCTTGAAAAAAAATTGCCCTCATTAATCAAACATCATTGTTCTGTTGGGCAGGAAGGCGGATTTCTATTAAGAGTAAATGAAGGAACATTACTAGGTCATGTTATCGAACATGTTTCTATTGAACTGCAAATCATGGCTGGAATGGATGTGGGATATGGGAAAACCCGCAGCACACTTGAAGAAGGAGTATATAATATTATTTTCCGTTATGTTGATGAAGTGGCCGGTGTATATGCAGGCAAAGCGGCAGTAAATCTCATCAATTCATTACTCACCGGAAAAGAATTCAATGTTCAGCCAATAGTAGATGCATTAATTGATATACGTGAAAAAAGACTACTTGGTCCCAGCACACAAGCCATAGTGAACGAAGCAGAGATAAGAAAAATTCCAACACTACGATTAGATGCATATAATCTTGTTCAACTTGGAACAGGAAAATATCATAAACGTGTGCGTGCTACCATTACATCAGATACTAACCTGATAGCTGTTGAAACCGCCGATAATAAATATCTCACAAACCTCATGCTTTCGGATGCAGGGATCCCGGTTCCTGAAACCATCCGCACAGATAAAACCGATGATGCTGTTTTATTTTTTGAAAGGCTTCAAAAACCTGTAGTGATAAAACCTTGCGAAGGCTACTTAGGAAAAAACCTCGCAGTAAACTTAACCAATAAAAATAAAATAATTTCTGCTTTCCAAAGTGCACAGCAATTAGATAAAAATGTTTTAATACAACCCTTCATTGAAGGAAAATCATACAGACTATTGGTTATCGGCAATAAGTTTATTGCTGCTTCCGAACTTACACCACCTTTTATTATTGGTAATGGAACAACGACTATTAAAAAGCTTATTGCTGAAATGAATGCTAATCCTGAAAGACAGACCGGTGATAAAGGTAAACTTTCAATAGTTGTACTTGATGAAATTACAGAAAATTTGATAGCAGAAAAAGGATATAATCATGAAACCATTCTTCCGCAGGGAGAACAATTATTTCTAAAAATATCTGGAAACATGAGATTGGGCGGCTCGGCAAAAGATGTTACTGACATCGTCCACCCATTTAATATTTTTCTTGCAGAACGCGCAGCACAGGTTATAGGGCTGAATGTTGCCGGTGTTGATTTCATCACAAAAGATATTTCATCACCTATCAATGAAAACGAAGGCGTGATCATTGAAGTGAATGCCGCTCCCGACTTTCGTATGCATATGAACCCTACATCCGGTACACCTCGCAATGTAGCGTCAAATCTTATTGATATCCTTTTTCCTGAAAAAGCAAAAACAAGAGTCCCTGTTTTTTCAGTAACCGGAACAGCAGGAAAAACAATAATGGTAACACTATTGAATTACTGTCTCAAACGCGAAGGTTATACAATAGGCATGACCACTTCCGATGGTTTATATATTGGTGAAAAATGCCTGATGAAAGGAGATATGACATATCCCGAACATGTGAAACTTGTACTTAAAGATCCAACTATTGATTGTGCCATTCTTGAAACTTCGCGCGAAGGAATATTAAGAAAAGGACTGGGATATAAATTTGCTGATTTTGGAATTGTGCTGAACATGTACGACGATCATGTTGGCGCTGATGATATAAAATACGTTGAAGACTTAGCTTATGCCAAATCAGTTGTTGCAGAAGAAGTATATGAAACGGGTTACACCATTTTAAATGCCGACAGCTCTCTTGTTCTTGAAATGCGCAACCGTCTGTTTAGTAAAAGCATTTTATTTTCAAAGTATAACGATAACAAAGAACTGCTTGCACATGTATTAAAAGGAGAAATGGCTGTATATATTTCTGATGGGATAATTTTTATTTCAAAAAATTCAATAACATATCCAATTGCCGCGTTACATGAAATTCCTCTTACATTCAACGAAAAAGCAAGATTAACTTATGACCAGATATTAGCAACTGTTGCTACTCTTGCAGCACATGGTATTGCTAATGAAAAAATAAAACAATATTTATGCGAATTCATTCCTTCTTTTGACACCATCCCCGGAAGGCTGAATTTTATTGATGTAAATAATTTTAAAGTATTACTCGACAATGCCCATAACTACGATAACTTTAAAGGTATTAAAGAATTTTTAAGTTATTTCCGTGAAAATAAAATTGGCGTTATTAGCGCTGCCGGTAATCGCAGCGATGAAGAGATTATGAAATTGGGCATTCTTGCTTCCGAAACATACAATGATTTGATTTTGTATGAAGACCCTGATAAACGAGGACGTGAAGACGGTCAAATTTCTTCATTATTAAAAAAAGGTGCGCTGCAAAATAATTTCCCTGAAGATAAAATTCACATTTCCGCTTCACCACAGGAAGCATTGCTATCAGGATTAAACAAAGGTAATGAAAACACTATTGTTGTCATTCTTTCCTCAACTCCTTTTACAACTTATAAGGAAATAAAAAACTTTTCCTCGATGAATAAATAA
- a CDS encoding sugar transferase, protein MGKNGKVIRVYKFRTMHPYSEYIQEYIYEENKLDEGGKFKNDFRVTTLGKIMRKLWIDELPMIYNILKGDLKLFGVRPLSNQYFSLYPEEFRKIRIQYKPGLIPPFYKDMPKTLDEIIASEKEYLRQYDKHPLTTDCKYFFHAFYNIIFKRARSK, encoded by the coding sequence ATTGGGAAAAACGGGAAAGTAATCAGGGTATATAAATTCCGCACTATGCATCCTTATTCTGAATACATTCAGGAATATATTTATGAAGAAAATAAACTTGATGAAGGCGGAAAATTCAAAAACGATTTCCGTGTTACAACATTAGGAAAAATAATGCGAAAATTATGGATTGATGAATTACCTATGATTTATAATATTCTAAAGGGAGATTTAAAACTATTTGGAGTAAGACCTTTAAGCAACCAATACTTCTCATTATACCCGGAAGAATTCAGAAAAATACGCATCCAATATAAGCCCGGGTTAATTCCTCCTTTTTACAAAGACATGCCTAAAACGCTTGATGAAATAATTGCTTCAGAAAAAGAATACCTTAGACAATACGATAAACATCCTTTGACTACAGATTGCAAATACTTCTTTCATGCATTTTATAATATTATTTTTAAAAGAGCCCGCAGTAAATAG
- a CDS encoding ATP-binding protein: MLKRQLFHTILPQLEHKNAIIITGMRQVGKTTLMRQLFKEFKGKKLWFDFDNPLDLMTFENINYKAIYADLQSASGVKKDERLLVCIDEIQNFPEITKIIKYLIDYYAVKFIVTGSSNYYLRNLFPESLSGRKFLYVLPVLTYREFLLFNGKSLGNELPDNIEDILKPKSKASIFKMKELYDLYIEYGGFPEVALTPDIATKKMILKNIFASFFEKDIKVFTELKDVRELRDLILLLAARNGNMIDISKFSSELGINRVKLYNYIEFLQGIFFLRLIPKYSKSIDRSIAGGKKIYFSDTGILNIIAKVTEGQILEVAVANQLSNYGNLSFYNKRNTSEIDFILNNEFAFKVKQKAIESDYKKLVKISKELNIEKSFVISKTFTEGSNIVYPFFI; this comes from the coding sequence ATGCTAAAAAGACAACTATTTCACACAATATTACCACAATTAGAACATAAGAATGCCATTATAATTACAGGTATGCGCCAGGTAGGTAAGACAACTCTTATGCGCCAATTATTTAAAGAATTTAAAGGAAAAAAATTGTGGTTTGATTTTGACAACCCTTTAGATTTAATGACGTTTGAAAACATTAATTACAAAGCAATATATGCAGACCTGCAAAGTGCATCAGGAGTAAAAAAAGACGAAAGGTTACTTGTATGTATAGATGAAATACAGAATTTCCCGGAAATAACAAAAATTATCAAATACCTGATAGATTATTATGCAGTAAAATTTATAGTAACCGGTTCATCAAATTATTATTTGCGAAATCTTTTTCCTGAATCATTAAGCGGCAGAAAATTTTTATATGTATTACCAGTATTAACTTATCGTGAATTTTTACTTTTTAATGGCAAATCGTTGGGCAATGAATTACCTGATAATATTGAAGATATACTAAAGCCTAAAAGTAAAGCATCCATATTTAAAATGAAAGAACTCTATGATTTATATATAGAATATGGTGGATTTCCAGAGGTCGCATTAACACCGGATATTGCTACAAAAAAAATGATTTTAAAAAATATATTTGCATCATTTTTCGAAAAAGATATAAAAGTTTTTACTGAACTGAAAGATGTGAGAGAGTTGCGTGATCTTATTCTTCTTTTAGCGGCAAGGAACGGAAATATGATTGATATATCAAAATTTTCATCGGAATTAGGAATAAACAGGGTAAAGCTATATAATTATATTGAATTTCTTCAAGGAATATTTTTCCTGAGATTAATACCCAAATATTCTAAAAGTATTGATCGAAGTATTGCTGGCGGTAAAAAAATATATTTTTCTGATACCGGCATTTTAAATATAATAGCCAAAGTTACAGAAGGGCAAATCCTTGAGGTTGCCGTAGCAAACCAATTGAGCAATTACGGTAATTTAAGTTTCTATAATAAAAGAAACACATCTGAAATAGATTTCATTTTAAATAACGAATTTGCATTTAAAGTAAAACAAAAAGCAATAGAATCAGATTATAAAAAATTGGTTAAAATTTCAAAAGAATTAAATATTGAAAAAAGTTTTGTAATCAGCAAAACATTCACAGAAGGATCGAATATTGTTTATCCGTTCTTTATATAG